The nucleotide window TGTGGCTTATTATCAGGTTTTTTTGTCTGACTGTGGTTATCCCTGCCGCGCTGCCACGCTTTACGGCATGGTGGTCAGTCGCTTGTATGAATTGCTCGTCATTGCGCCTCAATCTGGTAGAGAGGGGCAATCGGGGGTCTATTTTAGTGGTCCACATCTAGCTTACTTTATGGCACATTTGGCAAAAGACCGGGTGGGGCAATGCTACGGCATGATCTTTGACCCCTGCTTGGGCACAGGGATGTTGCTCATGGCTTATTTGGATCTCCTCGTGGACGCTGGTGCTGATGCTCTTTTAGTGCTACTGGAGCGCTTTAGCGGACTTGAACTAAACCCCCAGATACTGGAGATTGCCCGCCTCACTCTGGCTATCAGTTGTCTTGCAAACGAGCAGCTGTATGGTGCCGATTGTAGCCAGGACATTGTGCATAATCTCGAGGCTATTACCGCCCGCGCTCAGCTGAGTCAGGGTGACGCTCTAGCATTGCCAGCTGCTTTGAGGAGCAAAGCTTCTGTACTGTTGGTCAATCCGCCCTGGGAAGGTCCGGCAAGTGTTTATGTGCAGAGTCTGATTGAGACTTGTAATTTTGCTTGTGCCGTTTTTGTCAGTCCCGCCGCTCTCTGGACAGACAAGAGTGCCAGGACTCTCAGGCAATTTGTCTTTGATGGCAACTGGCTAAGTGCTCAGTACACTTTTGTCAATCTTGATTTTGCCCTGCCAGTGCATAGCTCGCAGCAATATACTGTCAGTGTTATGACTCGTGGTAACCACACTGGTGATATTGCTCTTTGCAGTGATGCTGGCACAATGACACAGTTTGATTATGCTGCTAAAGGTGCTGTAACTGTAAACCGCAGTGATTTTGACGGTTCTGTTGCTAGTCTTGGCGGATGCGATCGTCTCTTGCTGCATATTGCCAGCGTCAAGGATTTACAGCTTTTGCGTGAGCTAAACAGACAGGGTGTCGCTTTTGGCTCTCTTGTGGCGACCAGTAGGACCAGTCAAAGTAATGATAATAGAGCCTTTTGGCTCGGTCGTGAATTTGATATGACTAACGATAGACCTCATTTTGTCCCAGCCCATGAGTTTGATAGTGCCAGACATTTGCCCTTAATCGAAGGACGCATGCTGGAGCAATTTGGCTACCAGTCCAAATCCTATGTTACCGGTGCTGGACGCAGTGCCCGCTGGCAATGCGACGGTCTTGGGCGACCGCAATTTTATCTGGATAGGGAGCGGATAAGAATTACTGGTAAGGACAACTGTTCATACAAAATCGGATTTCAGTCAGTCGGTAGCGCCATAAATAAGCGGACTATGATTGCCTCTGTGATGCCGGACCTTCCCTGCGGTAATTCTGTGACTGTGCTTAGACTAATGGCACCTGATTGTATAGCGCCTTTCGCTACGCTTCATTTGACTGCCGCAGTGCTCAATAGTTTTGTCTTTGATTATCAGGTCAGAGCCCGGCTGCATGGTAACAACATCAATTATTTTTTGCTGCAAAATTGTATCTTGCCAGAGATACTGCCCATGGTGGCAGGAGGCATAGCCCTCGATAGTGAGCAAGCTCTGCTTTTTGAGGCTGTTGCTCAGCTGGCTAGCGAGCAGGCGCAGGGGCGTTTGCGCCATAGACGCCCGATGCTGGAAGCCTTGATTGCCAGGAGCTATGGACTTAGCTTGAGTCAATACAGTTTGATCGTAAACGGCTTCGATGCACTGTCTGATAATGCAGAGACGATTAAATCAAGAGGTTTCTGGCGGGTTGATAATGAGCTTGATGCTGCGCTGAGATTGCCCCTAATGTCCTGGAATCAATTTGTAATGCTCCAAAAAATAGGGTTGTCTGCCTATGTTGACTACGTCAGGTCAAAGCATCCAGGAGCTTGTGATTTGACGTCTGTCTAAAACGGTTTAATAATAGGTATCACTTATCTTAGTAACCCTCGCCCTTGTTATCTTTGCGGTCTTGACAGCGGCTATCGGCAAAAACAAATATGCCCTCTCTCGACATAAAGGCAAATCTTAATGCCGCTAGTGCGCTAGCCCGTCAGCCGCTGGTGTTGAGCTTTTTATTGCTTTTTTTGCCAGCTTTTGCGGTGCTGGTGCATGACTTATTTGAAAAGTCTGGTGACCTTGCCTGTCAGGTTGCCATGCGGCTTTCGGTAGCGCAACTCTTGACCCAGGGTCGTGAACTCTATACCGACTTCTTTGAATGGAGTCAGCCCATTGTCTTTGAATTTGGCAAGTTTGTTTACTTGCTACAGGGGTTGCTTGGACCGGTCGTGGCGCTTAGGGCCGAGACTGTGGCTGAAGTATTGCTTAGTTTATTTTTGCTGCTCTCAGCCTGTAGCTGTTTGTATCTCTTAGTCAAGGCGCAAATGCAGCTTAAGGCTAGTGAAGCACTCGGCGAGTTGCCTGGTTTTGAGCTCAGTGGAGCCAGCTATATGGCTGCTCTTGCGCTTTTTTTGTTTTTACATGCGTCTGCAAACCGGAGAGTTGCAGTGGTATCTGTCCCTGATGCTGGCTCCCTGGCTTTTGTTGCGTTATTTGCGTTATCAGTTTGTTGGTCTTGTTTTTGCCAGACCTATCGCCTTGATACTGGGTTTTGCTGCCGGTATTGTGGCCATGAGTGAGTTGCCTTATCTGCTCATTTTTATTTTGCTCGAAGTGTATTTTGTCAGTCAAACAAAGTCGCTCAAAAAGGGTTTAATGCGACCCGAGTGTCTCTCATTCTTGTTGGCGATAGCAGCAGTCGTAGGACATTTCTTTTGTCAGCCGTTGGAAGTGAGGCATGGCTATATACACTGGCTTTTACCAGTTAAGCTGATGAGTTGGCAGTGCTTCGATGAAGCAATCAACGGACCGGGCGCTTCACCAGATCAGTCGATACTATATTATGTTGGTTCACTGGCGCTACTCAGTGCTGTGGTCTTTTATAAGCAGTGTAAGCTTATGACACCTCTGGCGCTTATAGTGATGAGCGGTTTTGCTATCAATCTGCTAGAGAAGCAAGGGTTTACTAGAGATGTTGTACTGCTCTCATATGGTTCAATTGTTATTCTTGTTGTTTCTGCCACTCTGGTAGCGCGTCAGGTCGGCGATTTTCTTTTGACCCGGACGGTCGTAAACCAGGACTTTGTCAAAAACACATTGACACGTCTGGGCTTTGTTGCGCTTACTGTAGTGGTACTGGTGGCGGTGCCAGTTTTGCTCAGGCGTAGCGACCGTGCTTATGGCGAGGGCATCAATCCCCATCCCCGCGAGATCCTCAAAGGCACCGAAGACATCAATATTGCTGTGGGCAAAAATTCACACTGGAAAGATCCAGTAACAGTGATGTGTGATTTCCCCGATCCCAGTTATCCGCTGCTCTTTAATCTGGAGCGTCCTAACGATAGCTATTTTATAACTGGCAGACCGGTGCGTTTACTTAGCTATCTCAAAAAAATAGATGGGCTGGCTGGTAATTTTCGTGAATTATATGAACATTCGTTGAATGTCATAAGAGATCGAATCGATAGACGCTCTGCCGCTTTGTTTTATGTGCATGGCTCTTATCAAATTGATTATCTGGCTGATGCTGGTTTGATGCAGACTCTTGAGCAAAACTATGATCGCGTGGACGATGTCTCTTACTACAGTGACAACGTCGAGCCTCGCGAATACCTGGGCTATTACTATGCTTTTGACCAATTTGTGAGGAGGGGCGATGAGCAAAAGTAACGCTAATACCCCTGCTGTGCCAGCAAAAGCGGCAATTAATGGCTTTGTCGAGCGCTTTACGCCACTGGCCCTTGCTCTAGGACTGGCTATTATGGTTTTGCACCGCATTTATTACTGGACTCTACATCCGCTTTTAGTGAGTTCAGACCAGTCAGTTTATCTGGCAATGGCTGAGCTGATTTTGCAAGGCAAAGTGCCTTACCGTGATTTCTTTGACTTCAATCCACCACTGATCATGTATCTCAATACGATACCAGTGACAGTGGCGCATCTTATGCACTGGCCAGATCCCCTCGGGTTAAGCCTGACTGTCGAGTTTTTGCATATTGCTGCTACAGCTTATGTCGGTTGGCTAATCTGGCGTCACCGCTCGTATTTGCCGGTGGTTCCATTTATATCAGTATTATTGATGTTTGCTTACTTCACTACCTGTATCGATCAGGATATGGGGCAAAGAGAGCACATCTTTACCCTTTTGTTTTTTCCATTTTTTATATTGCGTGGACTGAGACACTTTGGCGCTCCTATCAAACCAATGGAGAGCATCATCAGTTCGCTTCTTTGCGGCACCATTCTCTGTCTTAAGCCGCATTTTTTCTTTGTCTTTTTGTGTGCCGAAGCAGGGTTTTTACTGGAGAGCAAAAACTTTAAAGCCCTTCTCGCTCCGGAGATATGGGCTTTGGCTGTGCCACCGGCGATTTACGGTATCGCTTTTATGTGTTTGCCTCATGAGGCACGCTTCCTCTTTTTTGACCAAATTTTACCAGTCTATATCTGGGGCAATGGCTGGGCGTCTAAATGCTTCACTCACATGTTGGTCGGATACAGTTATTTTTACGATCCCTTTTATCAGGTCACTTTTGCTCTCGCTCTCGCTTTTTTCTTCAGACCAGCCAGCCGCTGGTTTCCTGCATTTATCTTTATTACAGTGGCCGCTCTGCTCAATTATATTCAAGGGGCCCAGGCTTGGACTTACCGACTTTTACCCATGGCGCTTTTTGCCAAATTGCTTATCGCTTTTGAGTTTGGCGTAGTCTTCAATTTTTGCTACAGCCGTTTGGAGAAGATCTGGATTGGCTTCAAACCAATTACAGCTTTGGTCTTCGTGTCCTTGATTGGCTACAGTTGCGCCATTCGCATGCAGGAATATTTAGACGAATATAACGGCCAGTCGCGCTACGAACTCTCCAATCTTGGTTTTACAGGCGAAAATCCTCGCGCTGATTTTGACTCTACGTTTTTTTCGATGGTCGAAAACAGCCGTCTTGGCGACTATGTAGTGCACATTGGCTCGGGCATAAGACCAGGCTATCCTTGCCAGCTCCAGGCTGGTCGCAAGCCTGCCTCACGCTATCTCTATTTTATGATTACGATGATTTTGACAGCCATAGAGAAAAAACCAGAATTAAAATCAAAGTGGCTCAGTATTGAAAAAACAGTAGTGGAAAATCTGGGCGAGGATATCCTCAAAAACAAGCCGGTGGTTGTTTACTTGCAGGATTGGCCGGTCGATGAGGCCCTGGAGAAGTTTAATTTTAAAAAGCGTTATTTGCGCAATTACAGTCTGGCCGGGCACGTGGATGCGACTCAAATTTATCGACTAACAGGTCGTAAAGTCAATCTGGCAGAGTTTACACCACAAAAGAGAGCTGAAGCAGTATTGCCTATTTTGCTTAAACTAAAGACTGTAAAGCAGGTGGCCGACGAGCAGCATATCCCGCAAGAACTTGTTAAAGACTGGACTGCAAGAGCCTCAGAGGGCATTCTGTTAAAGTTGAAGGACCGCAGTACCGATAGGGAAGATGAACTCAAGGCTGAAATAAATAGACTTGGTGACGAACTCTGGACCAGGGGCAAGGAAGCAGATAAGCTCAGATTGGAGTTGGAGAAAACTAAGAAAAAGCTGGAATAATCTTTTGGTGGAGATTTGTGGTGGATTGGGAAGAAACCCTTATACGAGCCAGGCAGCAGTTTGCCGAGGGTAATGTTGAAGAGTCGGAAAGACTCTATAGTGAGCTTGCTAATGTCATGCCTGCCTCTGACAGACGTTACGCAGAGTGTCTTGAGCGTCTTGTTTTTCTCAAAAAAAGGACCGGTAGCTATGAGCAAGCACTGCCTTATAGCGCCCGGCTAATTCAGCTCGGTGAGCAGTTTTTAGGTAGCAATAATGCCAGCGTTATCGGTTGGAAAAATGATCTAATCGAAACCTACAGACAATTGGGTCGTTATGACGATGCCCAGTTTGTAATGCAGTCTTTGCCTGGTTACAATCCGGTCGCACTGGAAGAAGACTTGATAGACGCCTACGCTTCCAGTCCAGGACTGATTAATAGCACCATACAGGAAGTAGAGGAGCCTGAAGCGGAGAGCGAAGAGTCCGATGTCGACGCCGAAAAATTTATTAAGGGCGTAGCGGCCGAACCTATCTCGGATCTAGCCTACAAAAAAATCCTGGGACAACTCGAGCCACTATCCAAAAAACTTGGTCTGCATGCCCCTCTCAAATTGATTCAGCGTGTACTTAAGGCGCACTTTAATGATATTTTGTCAGGCATATCGGTGTTTATTGCAGTGGTATTGAGTATTTCTATGCTCTATTACTCCTACGCTCCGAGCTTTATCACTGAAATAGAAATGCGCGGTGCTAAGCCGCTTTTTTCGTCTGATCGAATCAATCAATTCAAATTTTTATCTAATAAAAGAGCTGAGCTGCAGTCCGAGGGCAAGAGTTTTATCTGCCCCTATTGGCGCTATACCGAACCATTTGGTTTGTGGACTGGTTCTCTGGCGTCTGGTCTTTTTAGGCGTGAGATCTGGATGAAAGACAATGAGCGCTTTTTGTGCGATGAATACGGCAGTACATATTTTTATGATAGTAGTGAAGAAGCGACTGTGCTTGAGGTAATGCGGCAGGTGGCCGATAGTTGTCAGCGCTATTTTCTCGAGAAGGGGCGTTATCCAGACCATCTTGAAGATATGGATGACATCAAGTTTAGTTATCACAATCCTTACACAGCGCGTAAAGACAAGCCGCTTTTGCAGGTGATGAGCATTGAAGAAGCCTCCAGTCAGCCTTCTGAAAAAATAATCAAAAACCTACTGAATGGCTTTCTGGCAGGAGGACCCTTCCCTAATGAGCCGGTCTCCTATCCGGGTGGAGTTAATGCTTGTTTGATTGTGGTAAATGGTCAGGACACTCAAAATAGTTTGCTTGTAGTCCATGGTGCCGGACGTGATGGCAAATTTATCACTGACAGCGGTCGTGGGCGCACTCTGGTTTTGACACAACAGAATGGTCGCGATGTGCACTTTGCTAAATCTGGTGGACCGTTAGCGCGTTCTTTCTTTGGCTTTGGTGAGGGGCTTGAATTTAGACCCAGTTATATTTGTATTTTGAGTGAGCGCATCTGCTCTTTGCCATTGGCCTTTTTGAAATATAGAGGCATTTTCATTTTTCTAGCATTCTCTGGTATTTTTGGCTTTATTTATCGCTTCTATACCGCTGCCTGTCTGGGTCGCAAGTTTACGGGCATATTATCGATGGTCTGTTTGGCGGCAGCGGTTGGTTGTATCTTTAACTGCGGCTTTCCCTAATTTATTGCACCGCAAAGTCCCGCTGGTAAGCTTAAACTGCGCTTTTGCCGGGCATAAGCTTAAACTGCGCTTTTGCCGGGCATAAGCTTGCTACAGAGGCATAAGGCAGTGCTACCAACACCTCAAATCATTAATAACGAAGTCGGCTCTGGCGAAAAATTGCTCTGGTGGGGTCAACCTGAGTCAATGCGTCAAGTTTTTGCTAGTTTTTCTATATGGTTATTTGCCATACCATGGACCGCTTTTGCTTGCTTCTGGGTAGTTATGGCCTGTCAGGGTGTGACTAATAGCAAGCACTCTACGGGGTTAATAGCCTGGGCTTTTCCACTTTTTGGACTGCCCTTTATACTAATTGGGCTTGCTATGTTATCTGCACCTTTATTTGCCTGGCTCAAGTTGCGCAGCACCTATTATTTATTGACTGATAAACGACTGGTTGTTTTAACTGACGGACGCACCCGCACAGCTCAGTCTTATCAACTTGATGGACTGTCCAATCTTGTCCGCACCGAATACGGTGAGCGTGGCGATCTGGTCTGGACTGTATTGTCACAGCCTGTCGAAACACCGCGCTCCAGTTTGGCCAAGACGGGATTGCCACAGCCTGCCGTAACATCGCGCTCCAGCTTAGCTCACACTGTTATGTCAGCAACTACTGTCAGTCTGCTTGGTATTAAGGAGCCGCGCAAAGTCGAAAAATTAGTTGTGGATTGTTGCCAGAAGTTGCTTGAGAAGAAACATGAATACTAGAGAAGATCCCTTTATGAACAATGAAATGCAGCCTGACGAATCGCTTGTCTGGGTCGGACAGCCTGATGCCGGACTGGCCCTAAAGGTCGGAATACCTTTGACTATAATCGCTCTTATCATTGGACTTTGTGTTTTGCATGATTTGCCCGCCCATTGCCAGCAATTTATAGAGCGTGGTCAGTGGACTATTTTTGCTGTCTTTGACTTCTTCGAATTGTTGTTTGTCATTCCGCTTGTACCGCTAGCTCTGGCACCTTTGTGGCTTTACCAAAAAGCCAGACAAACTTACTATGCGGTCAGTACAAAACGTATACTTGTTTTTAATCGTGGCTCTAAGCGCTCAGTGGCAAGCTATGAGCGCGAAAGTTTGACTCCCTTTGCCCAAGTCAAGTTGTTTGGCAAGTTGCATCTGCTCTGGAATGCTCCAGGTTTTTATAGAGATAGCGACGGTGATTACAGAAGAAATACCGTTTTATTTGCGGCCCTGCCTCCTGAATCCATTTACAAAATTGGCATTGAATTTCCTACAATTACGAGTGCCAGGCAACTGCCTCCTCAGTAGCTGAGGGGCGATACACTATAATGGTGGTTTTTCTGGGGTGAGATATGCGCAAACTGGCGCTGGGGTTTTTACTAACGGCTGCTCTTGGCGCTACTGGCACATTTGATTGTCTGGCGGCGGTGAGTTGGCGTGATGTTTTTGAGCGCGGACAAACCGACCTCGGTTTGCAAGAGCTTGCTAAAGCCGAGAGTGATTTTAGAGAGGCTCTCAGTCTGGTTGAGCAACAGTCTAAAAGCCCTGATGATATTGCCAGCTGTATCAATCGTCTGGCTGACACTCTGGCTTTGCGCGAAAAAACCGCAGAAGCTAAAGCCCTCTATAGCCGGGCCCTCTTGCTACTTGAAAACAAATATGGCACAAGCAGTGTCAAGATTGCACCAGCTCTTATCAGTCTGGGCTCGATACTCGAATCCGAAGGCAACTCGGAAGCGGCCATGGCCTACTATCAACGAGCCTTTAATTTAAATGAGCGTAATTATGGACCTTACAGTCCGCAGATGGTTATGCCGCTGCATAAGCTAGCGCGAGCTACGGCCCGGGCTGGTCACAAGCAGGACGCTAAAAAACATTATAAAGTCGCTCTCAATGCTCTGCTCCAAAAGCCAGATCTGGCTGCCAGTCGTGAGATGCAAAGTCTGCTCAGCGATTACGGCGATCTCTCTAGTGATCAGGATCATTCTAATCAGGAGCTTTTGCAGGATTTTAAAAACGATTTGCTGAGCAAGCAAAATAACCCGGACCCTGTCGCTGCCACTTTTACTGGCTCCAATTGGCAACAACAAACCCAACTCAATGCCGGCATTGCCAAGAATGCTGAGACTACTGAAGCACCGGGGGTGGTATCAAGGCAAGTCAATGGTCTTACTCTTGACGAGACAATGGCGCCTGCATATAGCACAATGAGCAGTGTCATATTTGATCAAGGTCATTATGATCAGAGTCAGGATTTTTATGAGCGCAAAGTTGCTATAGATATCAAAGCTCTAGGCAGCGACCATCCCAGTGTGGCTAATGATTTAAATGCGCTAGCCATGAGTTATATTGCCGGTCAAAAATACTCTCAAGCCGATGTGCTTTTGACTCGGGCTCTAGCCATCTACAAAAAGGTTTATGGTCCCTCTAACATCCTCACAATCCGTACAGAGGTCACTCTGGCCGGCGTAAAGCTCCATCTGCGGCAGTTTGAGCCAGCCGCACAGCTTTACCGTAATACTCTAAATTATGCCCTTGCCACTCTTGGTCCCAACCATCTAGAGAGTGCTCGCATCCTCAATAATATGGCTTATCTTTATTACAATCAAAACCGTCTAAGTGATGCTCTCACTTATTATCAGTGGGCGCTATCCAGTACCCAGGCTGCCGTTGGCCAAAAGGATCCGCTCTACGGTGCTTGTCTTAAAGATTATGCTCGTGTACTGCGCAGTATGGGACGCACAAGTGAAGCTCTGGCTGCTGAGTCCAAATCAGATTCGATACTCTCCAGTAACTAATTAGTTACTGGTGCTACTGGCTTGCTCTGCTTCTTCTTGCTTCGATAATTTTTGCTTTGGTAGCTCCGGTGGTGGCGCCTCAGTTACTTCGGTGGCTTTTACTTTGGTTTCGTTTTGCAGTTCTTCTGAGGCTCTCTGGGCTACCATGTCGCCTTCTTTGATTTTGCCAAAGACTTCCACCAGGTTGTCCATTATCTGACCCTTACGCACTGTTACCCATTCCACTACACCCTTGTCCACTTTGCAGACAAAAGTATCAAGTGGCGTTGAGACTACGGCCGAGACAGGCACAAACAGCGACGGTACGCGTCTGCGGGTGGGCCAGTAGACTTTGCAAAACATACCTGGCAGGATTTCAAATTTGGGATTGAAATAGTTTAATTCGACAGGCATGGTCCGGGTGTCTTTATCGAGATCGTTGCTTATACGAGCGACTGTGCCATTAAATTTGCGCCCTGGAAAAGCCGAAACAGTAAAAGGTACTTGCGAGCCAATTACTACGCCGGCTGTATCGACTTCAGGCACTGGAGAGACAATACGCAAGAGGTCCAGTTGCTTGACGCGGCAAATGGGAGGATAGGCCCCGGTACCGTCAGGACCGACAAAGCTGCCTTCGTGCAGTTTGCGTTCGGTGACATAGCCGTTAAA belongs to Candidatus Obscuribacter sp. and includes:
- a CDS encoding tetratricopeptide repeat protein, yielding MDWEETLIRARQQFAEGNVEESERLYSELANVMPASDRRYAECLERLVFLKKRTGSYEQALPYSARLIQLGEQFLGSNNASVIGWKNDLIETYRQLGRYDDAQFVMQSLPGYNPVALEEDLIDAYASSPGLINSTIQEVEEPEAESEESDVDAEKFIKGVAAEPISDLAYKKILGQLEPLSKKLGLHAPLKLIQRVLKAHFNDILSGISVFIAVVLSISMLYYSYAPSFITEIEMRGAKPLFSSDRINQFKFLSNKRAELQSEGKSFICPYWRYTEPFGLWTGSLASGLFRREIWMKDNERFLCDEYGSTYFYDSSEEATVLEVMRQVADSCQRYFLEKGRYPDHLEDMDDIKFSYHNPYTARKDKPLLQVMSIEEASSQPSEKIIKNLLNGFLAGGPFPNEPVSYPGGVNACLIVVNGQDTQNSLLVVHGAGRDGKFITDSGRGRTLVLTQQNGRDVHFAKSGGPLARSFFGFGEGLEFRPSYICILSERICSLPLAFLKYRGIFIFLAFSGIFGFIYRFYTAACLGRKFTGILSMVCLAAAVGCIFNCGFP
- a CDS encoding tetratricopeptide repeat protein, with product MRKLALGFLLTAALGATGTFDCLAAVSWRDVFERGQTDLGLQELAKAESDFREALSLVEQQSKSPDDIASCINRLADTLALREKTAEAKALYSRALLLLENKYGTSSVKIAPALISLGSILESEGNSEAAMAYYQRAFNLNERNYGPYSPQMVMPLHKLARATARAGHKQDAKKHYKVALNALLQKPDLAASREMQSLLSDYGDLSSDQDHSNQELLQDFKNDLLSKQNNPDPVAATFTGSNWQQQTQLNAGIAKNAETTEAPGVVSRQVNGLTLDETMAPAYSTMSSVIFDQGHYDQSQDFYERKVAIDIKALGSDHPSVANDLNALAMSYIAGQKYSQADVLLTRALAIYKKVYGPSNILTIRTEVTLAGVKLHLRQFEPAAQLYRNTLNYALATLGPNHLESARILNNMAYLYYNQNRLSDALTYYQWALSSTQAAVGQKDPLYGACLKDYARVLRSMGRTSEALAAESKSDSILSSN
- a CDS encoding N-6 DNA methylase gives rise to the protein MARPRKYASKVDDELERYVSAHRIELLNLLFDKDSNDRTSVVSAFTALAFALTGSVQSTKPTLSQLKTLVSRYVAYYQVFLSDCGYPCRAATLYGMVVSRLYELLVIAPQSGREGQSGVYFSGPHLAYFMAHLAKDRVGQCYGMIFDPCLGTGMLLMAYLDLLVDAGADALLVLLERFSGLELNPQILEIARLTLAISCLANEQLYGADCSQDIVHNLEAITARAQLSQGDALALPAALRSKASVLLVNPPWEGPASVYVQSLIETCNFACAVFVSPAALWTDKSARTLRQFVFDGNWLSAQYTFVNLDFALPVHSSQQYTVSVMTRGNHTGDIALCSDAGTMTQFDYAAKGAVTVNRSDFDGSVASLGGCDRLLLHIASVKDLQLLRELNRQGVAFGSLVATSRTSQSNDNRAFWLGREFDMTNDRPHFVPAHEFDSARHLPLIEGRMLEQFGYQSKSYVTGAGRSARWQCDGLGRPQFYLDRERIRITGKDNCSYKIGFQSVGSAINKRTMIASVMPDLPCGNSVTVLRLMAPDCIAPFATLHLTAAVLNSFVFDYQVRARLHGNNINYFLLQNCILPEILPMVAGGIALDSEQALLFEAVAQLASEQAQGRLRHRRPMLEALIARSYGLSLSQYSLIVNGFDALSDNAETIKSRGFWRVDNELDAALRLPLMSWNQFVMLQKIGLSAYVDYVRSKHPGACDLTSV